One region of Drosophila teissieri strain GT53w chromosome 2L, Prin_Dtei_1.1, whole genome shotgun sequence genomic DNA includes:
- the LOC122611575 gene encoding uncharacterized protein LOC122611575, protein MYITTGKAFPLLKITLRDAFFHSQRWPAVQQFHLTAAMGNYVNEASIPLPINVDSAETSRFSPQRSRDISSTVINAQAPISSIDITIDNSHAVLSDSNICQDPHVQSYDCFGLISLNSAMQSNVPTPFGGLNKFSHLNMPGGQWSQEFKFTAQNMQCSHYSGLRDSLRADWATYDQNATFNGQGFFTRRNYSTQPPMQNSLTAAISRSLSTKTSTDSKLSKSERLKRAFKEYGAPIVGFHVGISLISLGGFYVLVSSGINLVPALEFIGIASPAIVEKVATGSTFIVAYAVHKVFAPARISITLGSVPLIVRYIRSKKSDI, encoded by the exons atgtacatCACAACGGGCAAAGCGTTTCCGCTGCTGAAAATAACTTTACGTGATGCTTTTTTTCATAGTCAGAGATGGCCAG CTGTTCAACAATTCCACTTGACTGCCGCAATGGGAAATTATGTGAATGAAGCCTCAATACCTCTTCCGATTAATGTGGACTCTGCGGAAACATCTCGATTCTCCCCCCAGCGCTCGCGTGACATTTCGTCTACAGTGATTAATGCACAAGCACCAATCTCAAGCATTGATATCACTATTGACAACAGTCACGCAGTCCTAAGCGACTCAAATATTTGTCAAGATCCCCATGTACAGTCCTATGATTGCTTTGGGTTGATCAGTCTTAATTCCGCGATGCAAAGCAATGTACCAACACCGTTTGGGGGGCTCAACAAGTTTTCGCACCTTAACATGCCGGGCGGACAGTGGTCCCAGGAATTTAAGTTTACAGCACAAAACATGCAGTGCTCTCACTACAGCGGTCTTCGCGACAGTTTGCGAGCGGATTGGGCGACTTACGATCAGAATGCTACTTTTAATGGCCAAG GATTTTTTACTCGAAGAAATTATAGCACACAACCGCCTATGCAAAACTCTCTAACAGCAGCAATATCGAGGTCGCTTTCCACAAAAACATCTACAGATTCGAAACTAAGTAAAAGTGAGAGGCTGAAGAGGGCGTTTAAGGAATATGGAGCGCCTATTGTGGGCTTTCACGTAGGAATTTCTTTGATTTCCCTTGGCGGTTTCTATGTGCTTGTATCAAG TGGCATAAACTTGGTACCAGCTCTGGAGTTTATTGGAATCGCATCACCCGCCATTGTGGAAAAAGTGGCCACAGGGAGCACCTTTATTGTTGCGTACGCTGTACACAAAGTGTTTGCCCCTGCTAGAATAAGTATCACGTTAGGTTCTGTACCATTAATTGTACGCTATATTAGAtctaaaaaatcggatatatga